The sequence ACGGGGTGTTTAATGTCGTACATGGTTATGGGGAAACAGCGGGTGCATCGCTCGTTGCTCATCCAGATGTAGCGCTTATTTCATTCACGGGCGAAACGAAAACCGGTTCGGAAATTATAAAAAATGGTGCTGATTGGTTAAAAAGGTTCTCTATGGAACTTGGTGGTAAATCACCAATTATTGTATTTGAGGATGCGGACATAGAACGAGCATTGGATGCTTGTACATGGGGGATTTTCTCATTTAATGGGGAGCGCTGTACAGCTAATTCCCGTTTATATATTCATGAAACGGTTGCGGAACCTTTTATCGAAAAGTTAAAACAACGAATTGTCAATATTAAAGTTGGTGATCCGTTAGAAAGCGATACACTAGTCGGTCCGTTGATTCATAAGGAACATTATACAAATGTAAAAAACTATCTCAAGCTTGCAGAAGAGGAAGGATGTGAGGTGATTAGCGGTAATATTCCACCTGGTAATGGGAACTTCATTGCACCAACATTACTTTTGCATGCAAGAAATGATATGCGAGTCGTTCAAGAAGAAATTTTTGGCCCGGTAATTGCAGCTATGACGTTTACGGATGAAGAAGAAGTAATTGAATTAGCAAATGATGTCCGTTATGGTTTAGCAGGCTATGTATGGACAAAGGACATTCAGCGAGGACATCGTGTTGCCCAAGCAATAGAATCTGGAATGCTATGGGTCAATTCACAAAATGTAAGGGATTTAAGAACCCCGTTTGGCGGAGCGAAACATAGTGGAATAGGCCGTGAAGGTGGGCATTATGCCTTTGAGTTTTACACAGAAACCCAAATTATTCATGTTGCATTAAAGGACCATTATATTCCGCAGTTTGGGAAATAGAGGAGGAGGTTTTCATGATATTTAATATCATCCGTTCAGGACGCGCTGTTTTACATGTTACTGACTTAGATAGATCAAGGGCATTTTATGAGGCGTTGGGCTTTATTGTGACGGAAGCAGATGATGAAAATATTTTCCTGCGCGGGCTAGAGGAGCATAACCATCATAGTTTGTGGTTAAAAAAGCGTATGGAGGCAGCGGTTGAAGTAATTAGCTATAAGGTCATTGCCGACGAGAATCTTGATGATTTGGAAAAACTCTTTCTTCAACAAGGGAAAAATGTGAAATGGCTTAAAAAAGGTACCCAAAAAGCAGTTGGACGCGCTCTTCGTATTCAAGATAAGGCAGGTTTACCACTTGAATTTTATGCGGAAATGGAGACAGTTGATCGTTTACTTCAGCGCTATGAATTATATAAGGGAGCTAAAGTACAGCGTATTGATCATTTTAATTGTATGGTGGCAAATGTCGAAGAAGCTTCTAACTACTATATAGATGAACTAGGCTTCGCTTGTTCTGAGTATACCGTCGATGAAAATGAAAAAATATGGGCCGCATGGTTGCATCGGAAGCCTTCGGTACACGACATCGCTTTTATGAATGGGTCTGGACCACAGTTACATCATATTGGCTTCTGGTTAAGAGATCCAATGAGTTTAATAGATGGTTGTGATGTTCTAGCTGCACTTGGTTATGGGCGAAATATTGAAAGAGGGCCAGGACGGCACGGGTTGTCAAATGCGTTATTCTTGTATGTAAGAGATCCAGATGGCCATCGAATTGAATTATACAATGGAGACTATTTAACTAGTGACCCGGATTTTAAACCCATTAAATGGGAGTTAGATGATCCAATGCGTCAGACATTTTGGGGACATGAAGCGCCAGATAGCTGGTTTGATGAGGCATCAATAGTATTAGATATCCATTCAGGTCAAAAAATACCGTTGCATGAACCTGTATTAAAGAAAAGTAAGCCGCAATTTGTTATTTAACATACTAAAAAAACATGGTTTTGGGAGAGAGATTCAGGTGCAATTGCTGTTTTGTTATAAAGGTGAACTTAGTCATAATACCTTATTCATTGAGAGATTCAACAAGCTATCTTAAGCATGAAGAAGTGTTTATCCCGCATGTAGGTTGCCGTAAACCTCGCTTCACGAATTATAGAGAATACGAAGAAAAGTTAAAGTGGGATAAACGGCACCTAAATGCCCGATTCGTTCAGAAGGCCTTTAGGTCATAGCCTTGCGGTACTAACATTCAAGGAGAAAAGCATTCCTTGAATGAAGCTTCACTTTTGAAAAATAGGTAGATAGAAAGGATGGTTAACTTGAGTAAAAATTTTACTGAAATTAAACAGCGATTACGGGGCTCAATGACCCCGTTGATTACCCCTTTTAAGGCAAATTATGAAGTCGATTATGAAAAACAGGCGGAGTTAATTGAGTATCAGTTGGAAAATGGTACTCATGCAATTTCTGTAACAGGAACATCCGGAGAACCAAGCTCGTTAAGCATAGAAGAGCGGGTAAACGTTATGGAAAATGCCAAAAAAGTAATTAATGGACGAGTGCCTTTTGCGCCAGGGACAGGTTCAACGAATCATGAGGAGACGATGTATTTAACAAAGAAGGCGCAGGAAATGGGCGCAGATGCAGCTATGGTTATCGTTCCATACTATAATAAGCCGAATCAGCAGGCATTATATAAGCATTTTAAGACAGTTGCAGACTCCGTTGATATTCCAATTATTGTTTATAATATACCTGGGAGAACTGCAGTCAATCTGGAAGTGGAAACATTAGCTAGATTAAATGAAGATTGCCCAAATATCGTTGGTGTAAAAGAGTCTAATAAAGACTTTGAACATGTAAATCGTGTCTTGCTTAACTGTGGTCGAGACTTTTTGTTGTTTTCTGGAATTGAACTGCTCTGTTATCCAATGCTTGCCATTGGAGGTGCGGGGTCTATCAGTGCAACTTCTAATGTAGAGCCAAAAAAGGTTGCTGAATTGCATAATGCCTGGGAGGAAGGCAATGTAAAACTGGCGCAAGATCTCCATTTTGAATTAATGAAATTAAATGATGTACTTTTTAAAGATACCAACCCAGCTCCAGTGAAAGCAGCGCTAGGAATGATGGGGAAAATTGAACCCGTACTCCGTCTGCCAATGGATTTACCTTCAGAGAAGTTACAACAGGAAATACGAGAAACATTAGTAGAATACGAAAAACTGTTACAATGTGCATAATTAGCTGTTTGGCAATAGAATTTTTTGACTCTTAAGCAATATCGTAGTAGCATTATTTGTCAGGATATTGCTTAAGTTTATTTTAGGGTCTAGAGTATAAGAAAAACTACAGCTTTCGCTAAAGACTTGGCGACAAGCCAAGTTTTTCTAATATGTTAAAACGGTGTGACATTTCAAGCTTAGAAGTTCATATGGAGTTGAGTAGTTGTCAAATGGTTAAACGGACCCTGCACACGAATATTTTTAAATCATTTGAAAATATAAAGAAGGGATGATATAAGGTGCAAACTGCTCGGGCTAAACTATGTGGAATTAAGCCTTATCAAGAAGTAAAGCTAAGCCTGCGTGATGAAAAAATTTCAATAGATGGAAAATTATATAACATGGAAGAAGTCAGATTTGATATTCCTGTTTCCGGTACAGTTTACGGCACATTATTAAACTATCGAAAGGCGTATAAACAGTTAGAACCGTCTATGTCGCAAGCCCCATACCATGCACCGCCAAATGCGCCCATCTTATATATAAAACCAAGGAATACCTTTTCCTCATATGGAGCAGCCATTTCATTACCTGAAGGCATAACAGAACTAGAAATAGGGGCAGCTTTAGGAATTGTTATTGGAAAAACGGCAACAAACGTAAAAGAAACAGAAGCGTTTTCTTTTATAGAGGGATATACGATTGTAAATGATGTAAGTATACCACATACTAATGTGTATCGACCGGCAATTAAAGAAAAATCACGTGATGGATTTTGTCCGATCGGCCCATGGGTAATTAGGAAGGAAGCAGTTGCTAATCCGAATGCATTACGCATATGCGTAAAAATTAATGGAGAAGTGAAGCAGGAAAATAATACGTGTAATCTGCTTCGTCCAATAGAAAAATTGCTTGCAAACGTTACAGAATTTATGACTTTGGCAAAAGGAGATGTTTTACTAGTTGGTATTCCCGAAGATCCACCACTAGCTAAAGTAAATGATCTGGTGCAAATAGAAATTGAACATATAGGAAAGCTAGAAAATAAGCTAACATCTAAAGTAGGTTGGGAAGGAGGAATAACATGAAGTATGCACGAGTTGCTTATCAAGGGCTTTTGCATGAAGCGATTGTAACAGCTACTGGAGTCAAGCTTCAGGATGGGAGGGTAGTTGGAGAAGAAGAGGTTGTTTGGCTACCACCAGTCGTGCCAAATACCATCTTCACATTAGGGTTAAATTACGCAGATCACGCCAAGGAATTATCTTTTTCAGCTGTTCAAAAAGAGCCGCTTATCTTTTTTAAAGGTCCGAATACATTGATTGGACATAATGGGAAAACGATGCGCCCTGATGACGCTACTTTTATGCATTATGAGTGTGAGTTAGCTGTCGTGATTGGCAAACAGGCCAAGCAAGTGAAAAGAGAAGATGCCTATCAGTATGTTAAAGGATATACAATCGCAAATGACTATGCGATTCGTGATTACTTAGAAAACTATTATCGGCCGAATCTTCGTGTAAAGAATCGGGACAGCTGCACGCCAATCGGTCCATGGCTTATTGATAAAGAAGATATGAAAGATCCTATGAATTTAACATTGCGTACATACGTCAATGGAAAGGTAACACAAGAAGGAACAACGGCTGATATGCTTTTAAGTATTCCGGAATTAATTGAATATTTAAGTGAGTTTATGACATTATATCCGAATGATATTATTTTAACAGGAACACCAAAAGGATCAGTAAACACGCTTGTTGGTGATGAAGTGGTTACAGAAATAGAAGGAATAGGGCAATTAGTTAATACAATTGTCGGTGAGGAGTCATTTCAAAAGTAACAAATCTAAAAGGGAGGAGCACTGATGCCTCATTTAATTATTGAATATACCGATAATATTAAAGAAGCGGCAAATATTCCTGAGTTGCTAAAAACAGTAAATGCCACATTACTTATTCATCAAGATATCATTCCAATTGGTGGACTTAGGTCCAGAGCAATTGAATTAAATAATTATCTCGTAGCAGATGGAACAGCAGATGACGCTTTTGTTCATGTAACCTTAAAATTAGGGAAGGGTAGGTCAGTGGAAGCAAAAAAACAATTATGTGATGAGGTATTTTTTGCTCTGAAGCGCCATTTTTCTTCGATCTATAAGAGACGTTATTTTGCGTTATCACTAGAACTTTATGAATTCACCTCACCTACGTATAAACTAAATAATATTCATGAGCGTTATAAAAACTAATAAAATAAGAGAGTCCAGTCAATCGAATCAAGCAATTAAGAGAAATATCTGCCATGTTAGATTATACGAAAAACGTTTCAATCTCAAGAAATCTTCTGAGCATATGACCTTACGTTGTAATAAGCAATGTTATTTGACTAGAATACAAGTGAAGAAGCTTATACAATCGGTTTTGACAATCATATATTATATAGTATATGATATATCCACTATGGAAAATCAATCGATTACAAAAAAACAAAGAGCTTATGATTATATGAAGTCGCGTATTATTGAAGGCTATTATGCACCTGGACAACGTATTGTAATTAACCAATTGGTGAAAGAGTTATTTACTAGTGCAATTCCAATTCGTGAAGCAGTTCGCCAACTTGAGGCAGAAGGCTTAATTGAATATCAAAATAATATAGGACCAATAGTTACTCCAATTAATAAAGATGAGTATTTTAATACAATGTCTGTTTTAGCAGTCATGGAAGGATATGGGACAGCTTTAAGCAGTCAACACGGCATTACCAAAGAAAAGCTGGCAGAACTATCGGAAAAAAATAACCAAATGAAGGAGGCTATCGATGAATTCAACTTCCAAAATTTTGGAAGATTAAATCGTGCCTTTCACGAGTTGATTTATGCACATTGTAAGAATACATTTTTAGTTGATGAAATTCGTCGGTTATGGATAAAGCTTGACTCGATTCGCAGAGCAGGTTCTGCTTTTCATCCAAAGCGTGCCTTAGCTTCCATTGAGGAACATGAGCAATTAATTGAGTTATTGAGGAAAAGAGCTGACTTTGAAATAATTGAAAAAGTTGCTCGAATGCATAAATTAAATACTAGAGATGCATTTAAAGACCAGAGCAATTTTGTACAAGATCGGGTATTTTTTTAGGATTTCGTATGCTAAAAGGAGCCATAAGCTCGATTAGCGGTAAAGCTTGCGATTAAGTAACAGATGTGCTCAAATGAGTCCATTGACCGGAGCGAGCAGTAAAAATATTTATAGGAAGCACAAGTATTGAAAGCTCCTAAATGATGTTAATTTTCATAAATCATTTAGGGGTTTTCTCAAACCTTGTAAATCGCACGAAAGTATAAAGTTATCATGAACATCTAAAAAAATGAAATTAATACGGATGTACTATCTCCAATTTATCGAATTATTCTAATAATTTATTGAAATTGTAAATGAAATCGTACATAATATTATATATTATGTAAACGTTTTCTTTGTGGGTGCTTCGTGTTTTAATTATCCCCCATGTAACTTGTAGTAAGTTCTGCTCTTCCATGCTAGAGATGAAACCTGAGAGGATAAGTGGAGGATAAAGGAAAAATCTCTACTGATTGAAGATTCACTTTATAAAGATAAATTTATTAATGGAGGGAGAAGGATGTCACGTCGATTAAGTTATTTTATAGCTATATGTTTCATGTTGTTACTTACGTCATGCTCACAAGGAATAGCTTCAACTGGATCAGAACATCATTTCATCATTTCGCACTTTTTGCCAGGTAATCATCCGATTCAGACAGAAGTGTTTCAAGAAATAGGTAGTGAAATAGAAGAAAAATCAAATGGAGTTATTACATATGATATATATCCTGCCAATGCATTGGGAGAAGCAGGTTCTCAGTATGATATGACTGTTACAGGGGAGGTGGATATTGCATTAAGTGTACACGGATATTCCCCTGGTAGATTCCCCTTAGTATCGATTTTAGAACTGCCATTTTTGGCTGAGACAGCGGCTCATGGTTCAGAAATCCTGGAACATTTATATCAAGAATTTCCGAGTATTCAAGCAGAACACAGTGATACGATACCACTTTATTTATTTACTGCTGACCCAGCACAACTAATCACAAAGGAGCATCCCATTCAATCACCAGAGGATTTAAAGGGTTTACGTATTCGTTCTCCCTCACCATTAGCAAACGACATTTTAGAGGTATTGGGAGCTGTGCCAGTGTCGATGCCAATGGGAGATGTTTATGAGTCAATGGAACGTGGTGTCATTGATGGAGCAATGGTTCCTTTAGAGGCGCTTTATAATTATAACTTATATGAGGTAGCTACTTATATTACAGTAGGAAATTTTTCAACTACACCATTTTTTGCGGTTATGAATAAGAATACATATGAACATTTGTCGAATGAAGAAAAAGAAATTATCAATGGGGCTACGGATCTGGAAACGTCCATAAAGAGTGGGAGTGTTTTTGATGTTGATGGAGAAAAAGGGAGAAAATTAGCAGAAGATAATGGTACGGAGATAATTGAGATAAATGAACAAATGGGAGTTGAATGGGAGCGGGCATTAGATTCCATCTCTCAAACTTGGATCAATGATATGGAGAAAAAAGGGTTTCCCGGACAGAAAATTTACAACCGGGCATTGGAGTTAAGAGATGACTTAAAGGAGAGAAAGAAGTGATGTAAATGGAGAGACTAAT is a genomic window of Virgibacillus proomii containing:
- a CDS encoding fumarylacetoacetate hydrolase family protein — protein: MQTARAKLCGIKPYQEVKLSLRDEKISIDGKLYNMEEVRFDIPVSGTVYGTLLNYRKAYKQLEPSMSQAPYHAPPNAPILYIKPRNTFSSYGAAISLPEGITELEIGAALGIVIGKTATNVKETEAFSFIEGYTIVNDVSIPHTNVYRPAIKEKSRDGFCPIGPWVIRKEAVANPNALRICVKINGEVKQENNTCNLLRPIEKLLANVTEFMTLAKGDVLLVGIPEDPPLAKVNDLVQIEIEHIGKLENKLTSKVGWEGGIT
- a CDS encoding GntR family transcriptional regulator, which translates into the protein MENQSITKKQRAYDYMKSRIIEGYYAPGQRIVINQLVKELFTSAIPIREAVRQLEAEGLIEYQNNIGPIVTPINKDEYFNTMSVLAVMEGYGTALSSQHGITKEKLAELSEKNNQMKEAIDEFNFQNFGRLNRAFHELIYAHCKNTFLVDEIRRLWIKLDSIRRAGSAFHPKRALASIEEHEQLIELLRKRADFEIIEKVARMHKLNTRDAFKDQSNFVQDRVFF
- a CDS encoding TRAP transporter substrate-binding protein, giving the protein MSRRLSYFIAICFMLLLTSCSQGIASTGSEHHFIISHFLPGNHPIQTEVFQEIGSEIEEKSNGVITYDIYPANALGEAGSQYDMTVTGEVDIALSVHGYSPGRFPLVSILELPFLAETAAHGSEILEHLYQEFPSIQAEHSDTIPLYLFTADPAQLITKEHPIQSPEDLKGLRIRSPSPLANDILEVLGAVPVSMPMGDVYESMERGVIDGAMVPLEALYNYNLYEVATYITVGNFSTTPFFAVMNKNTYEHLSNEEKEIINGATDLETSIKSGSVFDVDGEKGRKLAEDNGTEIIEINEQMGVEWERALDSISQTWINDMEKKGFPGQKIYNRALELRDDLKERKK
- the hpaE gene encoding 5-carboxymethyl-2-hydroxymuconate semialdehyde dehydrogenase; translated protein: MAKQLADQHTKMKQQVKDIQLYIDGQFVDAEHNRVFENSSPFTNETINKVAMGEQADIDKAVHAAKNAFKGEWGKLKVKDRLAYIYKIADLIDEHIDEIAPLESFDTGLPISQTKKMVSRAAYNFRFYAEMVATRMVGEAYQVDDEFLNYTIHKPVGVAGLITPWNAPFMLETWKLAPALATGNTVVLKPAEWSPLTANRLAEIIDKAGLPNGVFNVVHGYGETAGASLVAHPDVALISFTGETKTGSEIIKNGADWLKRFSMELGGKSPIIVFEDADIERALDACTWGIFSFNGERCTANSRLYIHETVAEPFIEKLKQRIVNIKVGDPLESDTLVGPLIHKEHYTNVKNYLKLAEEEGCEVISGNIPPGNGNFIAPTLLLHARNDMRVVQEEIFGPVIAAMTFTDEEEVIELANDVRYGLAGYVWTKDIQRGHRVAQAIESGMLWVNSQNVRDLRTPFGGAKHSGIGREGGHYAFEFYTETQIIHVALKDHYIPQFGK
- a CDS encoding fumarylacetoacetate hydrolase family protein, with amino-acid sequence MKYARVAYQGLLHEAIVTATGVKLQDGRVVGEEEVVWLPPVVPNTIFTLGLNYADHAKELSFSAVQKEPLIFFKGPNTLIGHNGKTMRPDDATFMHYECELAVVIGKQAKQVKREDAYQYVKGYTIANDYAIRDYLENYYRPNLRVKNRDSCTPIGPWLIDKEDMKDPMNLTLRTYVNGKVTQEGTTADMLLSIPELIEYLSEFMTLYPNDIILTGTPKGSVNTLVGDEVVTEIEGIGQLVNTIVGEESFQK
- the hpaD gene encoding 3,4-dihydroxyphenylacetate 2,3-dioxygenase, whose amino-acid sequence is MIFNIIRSGRAVLHVTDLDRSRAFYEALGFIVTEADDENIFLRGLEEHNHHSLWLKKRMEAAVEVISYKVIADENLDDLEKLFLQQGKNVKWLKKGTQKAVGRALRIQDKAGLPLEFYAEMETVDRLLQRYELYKGAKVQRIDHFNCMVANVEEASNYYIDELGFACSEYTVDENEKIWAAWLHRKPSVHDIAFMNGSGPQLHHIGFWLRDPMSLIDGCDVLAALGYGRNIERGPGRHGLSNALFLYVRDPDGHRIELYNGDYLTSDPDFKPIKWELDDPMRQTFWGHEAPDSWFDEASIVLDIHSGQKIPLHEPVLKKSKPQFVI
- the hpaI gene encoding 2,4-dihydroxyhept-2-ene-1,7-dioic acid aldolase; the protein is MTPLITPFKANYEVDYEKQAELIEYQLENGTHAISVTGTSGEPSSLSIEERVNVMENAKKVINGRVPFAPGTGSTNHEETMYLTKKAQEMGADAAMVIVPYYNKPNQQALYKHFKTVADSVDIPIIVYNIPGRTAVNLEVETLARLNEDCPNIVGVKESNKDFEHVNRVLLNCGRDFLLFSGIELLCYPMLAIGGAGSISATSNVEPKKVAELHNAWEEGNVKLAQDLHFELMKLNDVLFKDTNPAPVKAALGMMGKIEPVLRLPMDLPSEKLQQEIRETLVEYEKLLQCA
- a CDS encoding 5-carboxymethyl-2-hydroxymuconate Delta-isomerase translates to MPHLIIEYTDNIKEAANIPELLKTVNATLLIHQDIIPIGGLRSRAIELNNYLVADGTADDAFVHVTLKLGKGRSVEAKKQLCDEVFFALKRHFSSIYKRRYFALSLELYEFTSPTYKLNNIHERYKN